Proteins from one Streptomyces roseifaciens genomic window:
- a CDS encoding MAB_1171c family putative transporter codes for MIFNVLSWSCAVASLAAFSYKLPALVHRPKNLALFALCTYFMCNSVAYFVDLEIFRRQISGFLGFPNATTIIVQASVVVLTAAQQVTVVNLTLPPEIAKRSTQWQVAGFGAALTALIFLFFAIQPKKEASAQETVYLNIQNVDYAAYMAYYLAICAAGRFQTVLFSFRYARTVREFWLRLGMWFVAAGSTLILAYCAVRYWQIIALHAEGVVGPWKFLFWSIADAGTLLQIFGWTAPSWGPKLNSAGRWLNTYRDYLRLAPLWRAVYQAAPNLVLEPPASRLLGWIPRRQLDYHLYRRVIEIRDAQLVLRHRADPIAIHRLEQAHGMQHEAMCEAAVLRSALYGPGELEPAQEEPLARRRTAGVNLAQEIALLAQVSKSFQKLNSRSRSHFEGNRQRAVSS; via the coding sequence ATGATTTTCAATGTACTCTCGTGGAGTTGCGCCGTAGCAAGCCTGGCCGCTTTCTCCTACAAGTTACCCGCACTCGTGCACAGGCCGAAGAATCTCGCGCTCTTCGCGTTATGTACATACTTTATGTGCAACTCGGTGGCATATTTCGTCGACCTGGAGATCTTCAGGCGCCAAATCTCGGGATTCCTTGGGTTCCCGAACGCCACGACGATCATCGTTCAGGCATCCGTAGTAGTGCTCACGGCTGCGCAGCAAGTGACGGTCGTTAATCTGACGCTACCCCCCGAGATTGCCAAGAGGTCCACACAATGGCAGGTGGCAGGGTTCGGAGCCGCACTCACTGCCCTCATTTTCCTATTCTTCGCCATACAGCCGAAAAAAGAAGCATCTGCCCAAGAGACCGTATACCTGAATATTCAAAATGTGGATTATGCGGCCTACATGGCCTACTACTTGGCCATTTGTGCGGCGGGACGCTTCCAGACGGTTCTCTTCTCTTTCCGTTACGCCCGCACCGTGCGCGAGTTCTGGCTACGCCTCGGCATGTGGTTCGTTGCCGCAGGCTCCACACTCATTCTGGCGTATTGCGCCGTCCGCTATTGGCAGATCATCGCACTACATGCAGAAGGTGTGGTAGGGCCCTGGAAGTTCCTCTTCTGGTCTATCGCAGATGCAGGAACTCTTCTTCAAATTTTCGGCTGGACAGCCCCCTCCTGGGGACCGAAGTTAAATTCAGCAGGCCGCTGGCTTAACACCTACCGTGACTATCTACGGCTTGCACCCCTGTGGCGCGCCGTGTATCAAGCGGCACCGAACCTGGTCCTGGAACCTCCCGCATCCCGCCTGCTCGGATGGATTCCACGACGTCAGCTCGACTACCATTTGTATCGACGTGTCATCGAAATCAGGGACGCACAGCTGGTTCTCCGGCACAGAGCGGATCCGATCGCTATCCACCGCCTCGAGCAAGCACACGGGATGCAGCACGAGGCCATGTGTGAAGCGGCAGTGCTGAGGTCAGCTCTATACGGCCCCGGGGAGCTGGAGCCAGCACAGGAAGAGCCTCTCGCCCGTCGTCGAACCGCCGGCGTCAACCTGGCACAGGAGATCGCACTTCTTGCGCAGGTTTCAAAATCTTTTCAGAAACTGAATTCGCGCAGCAGAAGCCATTTCG
- a CDS encoding ImmA/IrrE family metallo-endopeptidase, with protein sequence MGLDKDSRDIVSLRDRLSDQRGKPIHLIPMAIPEYSLNGMWMATPAADFVIYEVRTTRAHQEHIIAHELAHILCDHEANAGTSETVLSHLFPDIDPMVVRRALQRTEYSERNEQEAEMVASILLTPVRRQNDTGTEPPLCPDDEVITRLKEAISAGHSPSVGSVQ encoded by the coding sequence ATGGGGCTCGACAAGGACAGTCGCGACATCGTCTCGTTAAGAGACAGGTTGAGCGATCAACGCGGGAAACCGATCCATCTCATCCCTATGGCGATACCTGAGTATTCCCTAAACGGTATGTGGATGGCCACCCCGGCGGCCGACTTTGTCATATACGAAGTTCGCACGACCCGCGCTCACCAAGAGCACATCATCGCGCATGAGCTCGCCCACATCCTGTGTGATCACGAAGCCAACGCGGGAACAAGCGAAACTGTGCTAAGTCACCTGTTCCCAGATATCGACCCAATGGTCGTTCGCAGGGCACTCCAGCGGACTGAATATTCCGAACGGAATGAGCAGGAGGCAGAAATGGTTGCCTCCATTCTCCTCACCCCAGTCCGACGGCAGAATGACACCGGCACGGAGCCCCCATTGTGCCCGGATGACGAGGTAATCACACGGCTCAAGGAAGCTATATCTGCAGGCCACTCACCCAGCGTCGGCTCGGTGCAGTGA
- a CDS encoding 3-deoxy-manno-octulosonate cytidylyltransferase gives MSATRRHVAVIPCRWGASRFPGKPLAILGDMPLLWHVHRRCQQTHHLDDAVVATDDDRIEATCRRLGIPCIMTGEHPTGTDRVAECAQHLQADAYINVQGDEPFINPTSIDAVSEALTHLGAGALAVNACTRLNDAAAVLDHNVVKVVVGKNDNALMFSRQPIPYPRNQRPFYLRQLGLYGFTQDGIGLFQQLEQGPLERTEGIEMLRLIEHGHGVRMLPVTDRGIAVDTPQDLERAHTMLRETSAPGEIT, from the coding sequence ATGAGTGCCACACGCCGCCACGTTGCAGTCATCCCCTGCCGCTGGGGAGCCTCGCGATTCCCGGGAAAACCACTCGCCATACTCGGAGACATGCCGCTGCTCTGGCACGTCCACCGACGCTGTCAGCAGACGCACCACCTTGACGACGCCGTCGTCGCAACAGACGACGACCGCATTGAAGCCACCTGCCGCCGGCTCGGCATCCCCTGCATCATGACCGGCGAGCACCCCACCGGCACCGACCGGGTCGCCGAGTGCGCACAACACCTTCAAGCCGACGCGTACATCAACGTCCAGGGAGACGAACCGTTCATCAACCCCACGTCGATCGACGCCGTATCCGAAGCACTCACCCACCTTGGCGCCGGCGCCCTGGCAGTCAACGCGTGCACGAGGCTGAACGACGCGGCAGCGGTCCTCGACCACAACGTCGTCAAGGTCGTCGTCGGCAAGAACGACAACGCCCTGATGTTCTCCCGCCAGCCGATCCCGTATCCGCGGAACCAACGCCCCTTCTACCTACGGCAGCTTGGTCTCTACGGCTTCACTCAAGATGGGATCGGGCTGTTTCAACAGCTCGAACAGGGGCCGCTGGAGCGCACCGAAGGCATAGAGATGCTCCGGCTCATCGAGCATGGACACGGGGTTCGGATGCTCCCCGTGACCGACCGGGGAATCGCGGTGGACACGCCCCAGGATCTTGAAAGGGCACACACGATGCTGAGGGAGACATCTGCTCCTGGGGAAATCACGTGA
- a CDS encoding adenosylhomocysteinase, translating to MEGPEKARLDAYFRRITARFPVDGPISLLIITHLLPERPAFLHALARTSTIAAVLPKPRSISPEAVQEVRRAYAVHDLSRAMFADPVRALEYLEKNAPSHDVVLLDIGGYFAPAITTLAEKFSGRIRGVVEDTENGHQRYEALEELPCPVFSVARSPLKHCEDHLVGRSIVFSTDALVRTRGDILTSRGACVIGFGKVGRSIAHNLRAHDLRVTVFDSDPVKRVQARSQGFRTPPSRTEAIHDAELVLCATGNLALRQSHFEALRNGAYVASVTSSEDELELDALDGLYQRTPVGDHLTRYEVTGHYFYVLAEGGAVNFVHGAAVGSYIHLVQAEILAATAALSRGEYAPGLHEVPSPVRQTIAQVWLDHFDR from the coding sequence GTGGAAGGCCCTGAGAAAGCCCGGCTCGACGCCTACTTCCGTCGGATCACCGCGCGATTCCCCGTCGACGGCCCGATCAGCTTGCTGATCATCACCCACCTGCTCCCCGAACGGCCGGCCTTCCTGCACGCGCTGGCCCGCACGTCGACCATCGCGGCCGTGCTGCCCAAGCCCAGGTCCATAAGCCCCGAGGCAGTACAGGAAGTCCGACGTGCCTACGCTGTGCACGACCTCAGCCGCGCCATGTTCGCCGACCCCGTCAGGGCCCTGGAGTACCTAGAGAAGAACGCCCCGAGCCACGACGTCGTCCTGCTCGACATCGGCGGCTACTTCGCTCCTGCCATCACCACCCTGGCCGAGAAATTCTCTGGCCGCATCCGGGGCGTCGTCGAGGACACAGAGAACGGCCATCAGCGGTACGAAGCGCTGGAAGAACTACCCTGCCCGGTCTTCTCCGTGGCCCGCTCCCCCTTGAAGCACTGCGAGGACCACCTAGTCGGCCGCTCCATCGTCTTCTCGACCGATGCGCTCGTCCGCACCCGGGGCGACATCCTCACCAGCCGCGGCGCCTGCGTCATCGGCTTCGGCAAGGTCGGCCGCTCCATCGCGCACAACCTGCGCGCCCACGACCTGCGTGTCACCGTCTTCGACAGCGACCCCGTCAAACGCGTACAGGCACGCTCCCAGGGCTTCCGCACCCCGCCATCCCGCACAGAGGCAATCCACGACGCCGAACTCGTTCTCTGCGCCACCGGTAACCTGGCGCTGCGGCAAAGCCACTTCGAAGCCCTCCGCAACGGCGCCTACGTCGCCTCGGTCACCTCCTCCGAAGACGAACTCGAACTCGACGCGCTCGACGGCCTCTACCAGCGCACTCCCGTCGGCGACCACCTGACCCGCTACGAGGTGACCGGGCACTACTTCTACGTGCTCGCCGAAGGAGGAGCCGTCAACTTCGTGCACGGCGCGGCGGTCGGCAGCTACATCCACCTCGTCCAAGCCGAGATCCTCGCTGCCACCGCCGCGCTCAGCCGCGGCGAGTACGCCCCCGGCCTGCACGAAGTGCCCTCGCCTGTCCGCCAGACCATCGCGCAAGTCTGGCTCGACCACTTCGACCGGTGA